A single Streptococcus thermophilus DNA region contains:
- a CDS encoding membrane protein insertase YidC — protein sequence MKKKLSLSILGTGALLLLSACGHGDVTSQSSGVWERLILTFGKAIQGLSFGGSIGLGIIIFTILIRAVMIPLYNRQIKSSRELQELQPELRRLQSEYPGRENREALAYAQQELYKEHGVNPYASFLPLIIQFPILMALYGALTRVPELREGSFLWVDLGQKDPYFILPILAAAFTFLSTWLTNKVAKDRSAMLIVMNIMLPIFIFWFGTQISSGVALYWTVSNAFQVVQILVFNNPFKIIAERNRLEAEEKERKAKIRRAKKKANKRK from the coding sequence GTGAAGAAAAAACTTAGTTTATCTATTTTAGGGACAGGAGCTCTCTTGCTTTTGTCGGCTTGTGGACATGGTGACGTTACAAGTCAATCTAGTGGCGTTTGGGAACGTCTCATTTTAACCTTTGGTAAGGCTATTCAAGGACTCTCATTTGGAGGATCCATTGGATTAGGTATTATCATTTTTACGATTTTGATTCGTGCGGTCATGATTCCTTTGTATAACCGCCAAATTAAGTCAAGTCGTGAATTGCAAGAGCTTCAGCCAGAGTTACGTCGCTTACAGAGTGAGTATCCTGGCCGAGAGAATCGTGAGGCCCTGGCTTATGCACAACAAGAACTTTATAAAGAGCATGGTGTAAATCCTTACGCAAGTTTCCTTCCTCTCATAATTCAGTTTCCTATTTTGATGGCTCTTTATGGAGCTCTTACACGTGTGCCAGAGTTGCGAGAAGGATCCTTCTTGTGGGTTGATCTTGGTCAAAAAGATCCGTACTTCATTCTTCCGATTCTGGCGGCAGCTTTTACTTTCCTTTCAACTTGGTTGACGAATAAGGTTGCTAAAGATCGTAGTGCTATGCTTATTGTCATGAATATCATGCTTCCAATCTTTATTTTTTGGTTTGGGACACAGATTTCTTCAGGGGTAGCACTTTATTGGACAGTTTCGAATGCTTTCCAAGTCGTTCAAATTTTAGTTTTTAATAACCCATTTAAAATCATTGCTGAGCGTAACCGTTTGGAAGCAGAAGAAAAAGAACGTAAAGCTAAGATTCGTCGTGCCAAGAAAAAGGCGAATAAACGTAAATAA
- the rnpA gene encoding ribonuclease P protein component, with translation MKKSYRVKKEKDFKALFDAGHSVANRKFVVYCLDRNLPHFRVGLSVSKRLGNAVTRNRVKRRLRHALMDMSSQLEHQDFVVIARKGVEDLSYQDIYSNLVHVLKIAKLYKD, from the coding sequence TTGAAAAAATCTTATCGCGTTAAGAAAGAGAAAGACTTTAAAGCATTATTTGATGCAGGACACAGTGTTGCTAATCGAAAATTTGTAGTCTACTGTCTGGATCGTAATCTACCTCATTTTAGAGTAGGTTTATCAGTTAGTAAGCGTCTTGGTAATGCGGTTACTCGGAATCGGGTAAAACGTCGTCTACGACATGCACTGATGGACATGTCATCTCAGTTAGAACATCAAGATTTTGTCGTTATTGCTCGTAAAGGTGTTGAGGACTTAAGTTACCAAGACATTTATAGCAATCTCGTTCATGTCTTAAAAATAGCAAAGTTGTATAAAGACTAG
- the argH gene encoding argininosuccinate lyase, whose translation MAENHKLWGGRFEASLEKWVEEFGASISFDQKMAEFDLKGSIAHVTMLGETGIIAQEEALQIKQGLEELLEEYKAGKLEFDVSNEDIHMNIESLLTAKIGPVAGKLHTARSRNDQVATDMHLYLKAKLVEVIEKIDNLRNTLVSLADKHTYTIMPGYTHLQHAQPISFGHHLMAYYNMFTRDSERFEFNIKHTDISPLGAAALAGTTFPIDRNMTSDLMGFAKPYSNSLDAVSDRDFILEFLSNSSILMMHMTRICEEIINWCSNEFKFVTLSDTFSTGSSIMPQKKNPDMAELIRGKSGRVYGNLIGLLTVMKSLPLAYNKDLQEDKEGMFDTVETITVAIDILAGMLNTMSVNDKHMAESTEKDFSNATELADYLATKGLPFREAHEIVGKLVLECTKAGYYLQDVPFERYQEVSDLIEEDIYETLKSHTAVERRHSLGGTGFDQVKWQIKEAQQSLNK comes from the coding sequence ATGGCAGAAAATCATAAACTATGGGGCGGTCGGTTCGAAGCTAGTCTTGAAAAATGGGTAGAAGAATTTGGTGCTTCAATCTCCTTTGACCAAAAGATGGCTGAGTTTGATCTGAAAGGCTCTATTGCCCATGTAACCATGTTGGGTGAGACAGGAATTATTGCTCAAGAGGAGGCTTTGCAAATTAAACAGGGCTTGGAAGAGCTTCTGGAGGAATATAAGGCTGGTAAGCTAGAATTCGATGTTTCCAACGAAGATATTCATATGAATATAGAAAGTCTTCTAACGGCTAAAATTGGACCTGTGGCAGGAAAGCTTCATACAGCGCGTTCACGTAACGACCAAGTAGCGACAGATATGCACTTGTATCTGAAAGCCAAACTCGTGGAAGTTATTGAGAAAATTGATAACTTACGTAATACCTTGGTCAGTCTAGCAGATAAACATACTTACACAATTATGCCAGGGTACACCCACTTACAGCATGCTCAGCCGATTTCTTTTGGTCACCACTTGATGGCTTACTACAATATGTTCACACGTGATTCTGAACGTTTTGAATTTAATATCAAGCATACCGATATTTCCCCACTTGGTGCTGCCGCTTTAGCAGGGACAACTTTCCCAATTGATCGTAATATGACATCTGATTTAATGGGCTTTGCAAAACCATATAGTAATTCTCTAGATGCTGTTTCCGATCGTGACTTTATTCTCGAATTCTTGTCAAATTCAAGTATCCTTATGATGCATATGACACGTATTTGTGAAGAAATCATTAACTGGTGCTCTAACGAGTTTAAGTTTGTAACTCTTTCGGATACTTTTTCAACAGGATCTTCCATTATGCCTCAAAAGAAAAATCCAGATATGGCGGAACTTATTCGTGGGAAATCAGGTCGTGTTTATGGTAATCTGATTGGACTATTGACCGTGATGAAATCACTACCTTTGGCTTATAATAAGGATCTACAAGAAGATAAAGAAGGTATGTTTGATACGGTAGAAACGATTACTGTCGCTATTGACATCCTTGCAGGTATGCTCAATACTATGTCTGTTAACGACAAGCATATGGCAGAGTCGACAGAAAAAGATTTCTCAAATGCTACGGAATTGGCGGATTACCTTGCAACTAAAGGACTTCCATTCCGTGAAGCTCATGAAATTGTAGGGAAGCTTGTCCTCGAGTGTACTAAAGCAGGTTATTACCTTCAAGATGTTCCTTTTGAACGTTATCAAGAAGTTTCAGATTTGATTGAAGAGGATATCTATGAAACATTAAAGTCTCACACTGCTGTTGAGCGTCGTCATTCTCTTGGTGGGACAGGTTTTGATCAAGTTAAATGGCAAATCAAAGAAGCTCAGCAAAGTCTCAACAAGTAA
- a CDS encoding argininosuccinate synthase, which produces MSKEKVILAYSGGLDTSVAITWLKKDYDVIAVCMDVGEGKDLEFIHDKALTVGAVESYVLDVKDEFAEDYVLPALQAHAYYEQKYPLVSALSRPIIAKKLVEIAHKTGATTIAHGCTGKGNDQVRFEVAIAALDPSLKVVAPVREWKWSREEEIEYAKANGVPVPADRDNPYSVDQNLWGRANECGVLENPWNQVPEEAFGITNSPESAPDEAEYVDVTFKEGKPVALNGKEMKLADLIQEMNVIAGKHGVGRIDHVENRLVGIKSREIYECPGAIALLTAHKEIEDLTLVREVSHFKPILENELSNLIYNALWFSPATEAIIAYIKETQKVVNGIAKVKLYKGHAQVVARQSANSLYDENLATYTSADSFDQDAAIGFIKLWGLPTQVNSQVNHPFDK; this is translated from the coding sequence ATGTCAAAAGAGAAAGTTATTCTTGCCTATTCAGGAGGTCTTGATACCTCAGTCGCTATTACATGGCTTAAAAAAGATTACGATGTTATTGCTGTTTGTATGGATGTGGGTGAAGGTAAAGATTTAGAGTTTATACATGACAAAGCTTTGACTGTTGGAGCTGTTGAGTCTTATGTTCTTGATGTCAAAGATGAGTTCGCTGAAGATTATGTGCTTCCAGCACTTCAAGCTCACGCCTATTACGAGCAAAAATATCCTTTAGTTTCAGCCCTTAGCCGTCCAATTATTGCTAAAAAATTAGTTGAAATTGCTCATAAAACAGGTGCAACAACCATCGCTCACGGTTGTACTGGTAAAGGTAATGACCAAGTTCGTTTTGAAGTTGCCATCGCTGCCCTAGATCCAAGTCTTAAAGTAGTAGCGCCAGTACGTGAATGGAAATGGTCTCGTGAGGAAGAAATTGAGTATGCTAAGGCTAATGGTGTTCCAGTTCCGGCAGACCGTGATAATCCTTACTCAGTCGACCAAAACCTTTGGGGACGTGCCAATGAGTGTGGTGTTCTTGAAAATCCTTGGAACCAAGTTCCGGAAGAAGCTTTTGGAATTACTAACTCACCAGAGTCTGCACCCGATGAAGCTGAGTATGTAGATGTAACTTTTAAGGAAGGGAAACCAGTTGCTCTTAATGGTAAAGAAATGAAATTGGCTGACCTTATCCAAGAAATGAATGTTATCGCTGGTAAGCATGGCGTTGGACGTATTGACCACGTTGAGAATCGTCTTGTGGGTATCAAGTCACGTGAAATTTATGAATGCCCAGGAGCTATTGCACTTTTGACAGCTCATAAAGAAATTGAAGATTTAACTTTGGTTCGTGAAGTATCTCACTTTAAACCAATTCTTGAAAATGAATTGTCAAATCTCATCTATAACGCTTTGTGGTTTAGTCCGGCAACAGAAGCTATCATTGCTTATATCAAGGAAACACAAAAAGTAGTTAATGGTATCGCTAAAGTAAAACTTTACAAAGGGCATGCACAAGTAGTCGCACGTCAATCAGCTAATTCATTGTATGATGAAAACTTGGCTACTTACACATCAGCCGACAGCTTTGATCAAGATGCTGCGATTGGATTTATCAAGCTTTGGGGACTTCCAACACAGGTAAATTCTCAAGTTAACCATCCATTTGACAAATAA
- the gltX gene encoding glutamate--tRNA ligase: MAKDIRVRYAPSPTGLLHIGNARTALFNYLYARHHGGTFIIRIEDTDRKRHVEDGERSQLDNLRWLGIDWDESPETHENYRQSERLPLYQKYIDQLLAEGKAYKSYVTEEELAAERERQEAAGETPRYINEFLGMTEEEKAAYIAEREAAGIIPTVRLAVNESGIYKWHDIVKGDIEFEGGNIGGDWVIQKRDGYPTYNFAVVVDDHDMQISHVIRGDDHIANTPKQLMVYEALGWEAPEFGHMTLITNSETGKKLSKRDTNTLQFIEDYRKKGYLPEAVFNFIALLGWNPGGEDEIFSREELIKLFDENRLSKSPAAFDQKKLDWMSNDYIKHADFDKVFALCKPFLEEAGRLTDKAEKLVELYKPQMTAAEEIVPLTDLFFEGFPELTAAEKEVMAGETVPTVLEAFKAKLEDMSDDEFVTENIFSQIKAVQKETGIKGKNLFMPIRIAVSGKMHGPELPETIFLLGREKSIKHIDQVLATL; the protein is encoded by the coding sequence TTGGCTAAAGATATCCGCGTTCGTTACGCACCAAGTCCAACAGGGCTGCTACACATTGGTAATGCCCGTACGGCATTGTTTAACTACCTCTATGCACGTCATCATGGCGGTACTTTCATTATCCGTATTGAAGATACTGACCGTAAGCGTCACGTTGAAGATGGTGAGCGTTCACAGCTTGATAATTTGCGTTGGTTGGGGATTGACTGGGATGAAAGTCCTGAAACACATGAAAATTACCGTCAATCAGAGCGTTTGCCACTTTACCAAAAATATATTGATCAACTTTTGGCAGAAGGTAAGGCTTACAAGTCATATGTAACTGAAGAAGAGTTGGCTGCAGAACGTGAACGTCAAGAAGCAGCAGGTGAAACACCTCGTTATATTAACGAGTTCCTTGGTATGACTGAAGAAGAAAAAGCCGCCTACATCGCAGAACGTGAAGCCGCTGGCATTATTCCTACAGTTCGTTTGGCTGTTAATGAGTCAGGAATCTATAAATGGCATGATATCGTTAAAGGAGATATCGAATTTGAAGGTGGCAATATCGGTGGTGATTGGGTTATCCAGAAGAGGGATGGTTACCCAACTTACAACTTTGCGGTTGTTGTTGATGACCACGATATGCAAATTTCACACGTTATCCGTGGAGATGACCACATTGCCAATACGCCAAAACAGCTTATGGTTTATGAGGCTCTTGGTTGGGAAGCGCCTGAGTTTGGGCACATGACCCTTATCACCAATTCTGAAACTGGTAAGAAGTTGTCTAAACGTGATACTAATACCCTTCAATTTATCGAAGATTACCGTAAAAAAGGTTACCTGCCAGAAGCAGTCTTCAACTTTATTGCTCTTCTAGGTTGGAACCCTGGTGGCGAGGACGAAATCTTCTCTCGCGAAGAACTTATCAAACTCTTTGATGAAAACCGTCTAAGTAAGTCTCCAGCGGCCTTTGACCAGAAGAAACTGGATTGGATGAGTAATGACTACATCAAGCATGCTGATTTCGATAAGGTCTTTGCTCTTTGCAAACCCTTCTTGGAAGAAGCTGGTCGTTTGACAGATAAAGCTGAAAAATTAGTTGAACTCTATAAACCACAGATGACAGCTGCGGAAGAAATTGTACCTCTTACAGACCTCTTTTTCGAAGGTTTCCCAGAATTGACAGCGGCTGAAAAAGAAGTTATGGCTGGTGAAACAGTACCAACAGTACTTGAGGCCTTTAAAGCTAAACTTGAAGATATGTCAGATGATGAGTTTGTTACAGAAAATATTTTCTCACAAATTAAGGCTGTTCAAAAAGAAACAGGAATTAAAGGGAAAAACCTCTTCATGCCAATTCGTATAGCTGTTTCAGGAAAGATGCACGGCCCAGAATTACCAGAGACTATCTTTTTACTTGGTCGTGAAAAATCTATTAAACATATTGATCAAGTTCTCGCAACACTATAA
- the rplA gene encoding 50S ribosomal protein L1: MAKKSKQMRAALEKIDSTKAYSVEEAVALAQETNFAKFDATVEVSYNLNIDVKKADQQIRGAMVLPNGTGKTQRVLVFARGAKAEEAKAAGADFVGEDELVDKINGGWLDFDVVVATPDMMAIVGRLGRVLGPRNLMPNPKTGTVTMDVAKAVEESKGGKITYRADKAGNVQAIIGKVSFEAEKLVENFKAFNDAIQKAKPATAKGTYITNLSITTTQGPGIKVDPNSL, from the coding sequence ATGGCTAAAAAAAGCAAACAAATGCGTGCTGCTCTTGAGAAAATCGACAGCACAAAAGCTTACAGCGTAGAAGAAGCTGTAGCTCTTGCACAAGAAACTAACTTCGCAAAATTCGATGCTACTGTTGAAGTATCATACAACCTTAACATCGATGTTAAGAAAGCTGACCAACAAATCCGTGGCGCAATGGTATTGCCAAACGGTACTGGTAAAACTCAACGCGTTCTTGTATTTGCCCGTGGTGCTAAAGCTGAAGAAGCTAAAGCAGCAGGTGCTGACTTCGTTGGTGAAGACGAACTCGTTGATAAAATCAACGGTGGATGGCTTGACTTTGACGTTGTTGTTGCAACGCCAGACATGATGGCAATCGTTGGTCGTCTTGGACGTGTCCTTGGACCACGTAACTTGATGCCAAACCCTAAAACTGGTACGGTAACTATGGACGTTGCTAAAGCAGTTGAAGAGTCTAAAGGTGGTAAAATCACTTACCGTGCTGATAAAGCAGGTAACGTACAAGCTATCATCGGTAAAGTTTCATTCGAAGCTGAAAAATTGGTTGAAAACTTCAAAGCATTTAACGATGCTATTCAAAAAGCTAAACCAGCTACAGCGAAAGGTACTTACATCACAAACCTTTCAATCACTACTACACAAGGTCCTGGTATCAAAGTTGATCCTAACTCATTGTAA
- the rplK gene encoding 50S ribosomal protein L11, translating into MAKKVENIVKLQIPAGKATPAPPVGPALGQAGINIMGFTKEFNARTADQAGMIIPVVISVYEDKSFDFITKTPPAAVLLKKAAGVEKGSGTPNSVKVASVTRAQVREIAETKMPDLNAANIESAMRMIEGTARSMGFTVTD; encoded by the coding sequence ATGGCTAAAAAAGTCGAAAACATCGTAAAACTTCAGATTCCTGCTGGTAAAGCGACTCCAGCTCCACCAGTTGGACCAGCTCTTGGTCAAGCCGGAATCAACATCATGGGATTCACTAAAGAGTTTAACGCTCGTACAGCTGATCAAGCTGGTATGATTATCCCAGTTGTTATCTCTGTGTATGAAGATAAATCATTCGATTTCATCACTAAAACACCACCAGCTGCTGTTCTTTTGAAAAAAGCTGCAGGTGTTGAAAAAGGCTCAGGTACTCCAAACTCAGTTAAAGTTGCTTCAGTAACTCGTGCGCAAGTACGAGAAATTGCTGAAACTAAAATGCCTGACTTGAACGCTGCAAACATCGAATCAGCTATGCGTATGATCGAAGGTACTGCACGTTCAATGGGATTCACTGTTACTGACTAA
- a CDS encoding DUF3397 domain-containing protein, whose amino-acid sequence MVLYKFFAIAFLILTPIFAFIIHRFFSLKYLGLNFADLTFPLYFIEVIAISARFFTHSFLPYITILLSLAAIIITIQMLRKTQSFKFKRFLKLFWRISFFITSIFYLGTVILIFIVS is encoded by the coding sequence ATGGTTCTATATAAATTCTTTGCTATAGCATTTTTGATTTTAACACCTATCTTTGCTTTTATTATCCACCGCTTCTTCAGTTTAAAATATCTCGGTCTTAATTTCGCTGATTTAACCTTTCCACTTTATTTTATTGAAGTCATTGCTATATCAGCTCGTTTTTTTACCCATAGTTTTCTGCCATACATCACCATCTTATTATCACTGGCAGCTATTATTATCACGATTCAGATGCTGAGAAAAACACAATCCTTTAAATTTAAACGCTTCCTTAAGCTTTTCTGGCGCATCAGTTTCTTTATTACTAGTATTTTCTATTTAGGGACTGTAATTCTCATTTTTATCGTCTCTTAA